From Aerosticca soli, a single genomic window includes:
- a CDS encoding 5'-nucleotidase, lipoprotein e(P4) family encodes MIVRRLLPVLLLLVGGCAATPPRTQTPPPATPAPMTVTPATAPATPADDNLNAVAWTQTAIEHDLIYLQTYRDAQARLLAALKDPAWDALPRDDRVVPAKGLKPAVILDIDETALDNSPYQARLVKNGGEYNEADWAAWCKEEKARALPGAVEFTRFAARHGIAVIYISNRAKDLNGPTLANLRKVGFPVAGPEAFLGLDTFVEGCEQIGTEKGCRRQLVSRKYRVLMQFGDQLGDFVTVLANNPAGRERAVAPYRDWIGTRWFVLPNPTYGSWEPALFNNDWSAPRETRRRSKMDALRTE; translated from the coding sequence ATGATCGTGCGCCGCCTGTTGCCCGTTCTGCTGCTGCTCGTCGGCGGCTGTGCCGCCACACCGCCCAGGACGCAGACCCCGCCGCCGGCCACGCCGGCCCCGATGACAGTCACTCCGGCGACGGCGCCCGCCACGCCGGCGGACGACAACCTGAACGCGGTGGCCTGGACGCAGACCGCCATCGAGCACGACCTCATCTATCTGCAGACCTACCGCGACGCCCAGGCGCGCCTGCTCGCCGCGCTGAAAGATCCGGCCTGGGACGCGCTGCCCAGGGACGACCGCGTGGTGCCGGCGAAGGGGCTCAAGCCCGCGGTGATCCTGGACATCGACGAAACCGCGCTGGACAACTCGCCCTATCAGGCGCGGCTGGTCAAAAACGGCGGCGAATACAACGAGGCCGACTGGGCCGCCTGGTGCAAGGAGGAAAAAGCGCGCGCCTTGCCCGGCGCGGTCGAGTTCACCCGGTTCGCGGCCCGGCACGGTATCGCGGTGATCTACATCTCCAACCGCGCCAAGGATCTCAACGGGCCGACGCTGGCCAACCTGCGCAAGGTCGGCTTTCCGGTAGCCGGACCGGAAGCCTTTCTCGGCCTCGACACCTTCGTGGAAGGCTGCGAGCAGATCGGCACCGAGAAGGGTTGCCGCCGTCAGCTGGTCAGTCGCAAATATCGCGTGCTGATGCAGTTCGGCGACCAGCTCGGCGATTTCGTCACCGTGCTGGCCAACAACCCCGCCGGCCGCGAGCGCGCCGTGGCGCCCTACCGCGACTGGATCGGCACGCGCTGGTTCGTGCTGCCCAACCCGACCTACGGCAGTTGGGAACCGGCGCTGTTCAACAACGACTGGAGCGCGCCGCGGGAGACGCGACGACGCTCGAAAATGGACGCACTCCGCACGGAATGA
- a CDS encoding acyl-CoA dehydrogenase, with amino-acid sequence MSELAMQASRYAARSSPTLRERAEHWLARLPSLPLPGSGRTLERWRALAAIAAEDVCLVKLLEAHYDALAILAELGVPPSGTQARSMFHAVWAAEPPQARLRFIATDGGHGMLDGRKAWCSGADLVDAALVTAYEGDARVLVQVRMDEPGIERSGDDWQALGMGRLYSGTVVFRQVCARRIGAPGAYLDRPGFWHGGAGIAACWFGAATAIAERLRRAPQVGVDPHALAHLGALDIQLAAAASLLRDTAAAIDAAPEASHREAVLRVRGCVEHVATEVIERVGRALGPAPLCADRDHAQRCADLAVFVRQSHAERDWAALGEAASARTRTWSL; translated from the coding sequence GTGTCCGAACTGGCCATGCAGGCTTCCCGGTATGCGGCTCGCAGCAGTCCGACGCTGCGCGAGCGCGCCGAACACTGGCTGGCACGGCTACCGTCGCTGCCACTGCCTGGCAGTGGTCGGACGCTGGAACGCTGGCGCGCGCTGGCCGCGATCGCTGCCGAGGACGTCTGCCTGGTCAAATTGCTCGAGGCCCATTACGACGCGCTGGCCATCCTCGCCGAACTGGGCGTGCCGCCGAGCGGCACGCAGGCCCGCTCCATGTTCCATGCGGTCTGGGCCGCCGAGCCGCCGCAGGCAAGGCTGCGCTTCATCGCCACGGATGGCGGGCACGGCATGCTGGACGGCCGCAAGGCCTGGTGTTCCGGCGCCGATCTGGTCGATGCGGCCTTGGTCACCGCCTACGAGGGTGATGCGCGCGTACTGGTGCAAGTACGCATGGACGAGCCTGGCATTGAGCGCAGTGGCGATGACTGGCAGGCGCTCGGCATGGGACGTCTGTACAGCGGCACCGTAGTCTTCCGCCAAGTGTGTGCTCGCCGCATCGGCGCCCCGGGTGCCTATCTCGACCGGCCAGGTTTCTGGCACGGCGGCGCCGGCATTGCGGCATGCTGGTTCGGCGCCGCGACGGCGATTGCCGAACGGCTGCGACGCGCGCCGCAGGTGGGCGTCGACCCGCACGCGCTGGCGCACCTGGGCGCGCTGGATATCCAGCTCGCCGCCGCCGCCAGCCTGTTGCGCGACACCGCCGCGGCGATCGACGCCGCGCCGGAGGCGTCCCATCGCGAGGCCGTGTTGCGCGTGCGCGGCTGCGTGGAACACGTAGCTACGGAAGTGATCGAGCGGGTCGGCCGTGCGCTCGGCCCGGCGCCACTGTGCGCGGACCGCGATCATGCACAGCGCTGCGCCGATCTCGCCGTCTTCGTTCGGCAGAGCCATGCCGAGCGCGATTGGGCCGCATTGGGCGAGGCTGCCTCGGCCAGGACGAGGACATGGTCGCTGTGA
- a CDS encoding SAM-dependent methyltransferase: MKTATPASYFATLYAEEDPFGYRSRWYEARKRQLLLASLPAERYAAGWEIGCSNGELTAALAPRCERLLATDLDARAVALAAARNAPHPWVTVTRAQHPHDWPAGRFDLIVFSEVGYYLDATALVQMGERLGGSLCEGGVLVACHWRTPFSAAPQDGDAVHRQLRRLFRARGLARLFGYLDDDFRLEAWGTDAPSVARRGGLR, translated from the coding sequence ATGAAGACAGCGACGCCGGCGAGCTACTTCGCGACGCTCTATGCCGAGGAAGATCCCTTCGGCTACCGCAGCCGCTGGTACGAGGCGCGCAAGCGCCAGCTGCTGCTGGCCAGTCTGCCGGCCGAACGCTATGCCGCCGGCTGGGAGATCGGCTGCTCGAACGGCGAGCTGACCGCCGCGCTCGCGCCGCGTTGCGAACGGCTGCTCGCCACCGATCTCGACGCCCGCGCGGTGGCCCTGGCGGCGGCACGCAACGCGCCACACCCCTGGGTGACGGTCACCCGCGCGCAGCATCCGCACGACTGGCCGGCGGGCCGCTTCGATCTCATCGTGTTCAGCGAGGTCGGCTATTACCTGGACGCCACCGCCCTCGTGCAGATGGGCGAGCGCCTGGGCGGAAGTCTGTGCGAGGGCGGTGTGCTCGTCGCCTGTCACTGGCGGACGCCCTTCTCCGCCGCTCCGCAGGACGGAGATGCGGTCCACCGCCAGTTGCGGCGGCTATTCCGTGCGCGCGGCCTTGCCCGCCTGTTCGGCTATCTCGACGACGACTTCCGGCTGGAGGCATGGGGCACGGACGCACCGTCGGTGGCCCGGCGTGGAGGCTTGCGATGA
- a CDS encoding fatty acyl-CoA synthetase: MPFSSDEPLLSRQTLGDLLARTAARLPHKTALVYRDERLSYAQLDALANRTAHALAERGIDKGRRVALLSHNNRMFVVLHFALARLGAILVPINYMLNAADVAYILEHSGALGLIAEDRLVPVAEQALAQITQPVTLRGVIEDGGPTAPPGWEPAEAWTRHPRAELPPVAIADDDPLEILYTSGTESRPKGATLSSRNLIAQYESCIVDGEIHRDDVQAHPMPLFHCAQLHALLTPGLQVGSTNVLLPDAEPGRLLATLEREKITSLFCPPTVWISLLRHPDFDHRDLSALAKGYYGASIMPVEIIKELSRRLPCLRLFNFYGQTEMCPMATLLRPEDQLRKLGSAGQAALNVETRVVDPDDQPVPPGEIGEIVHRGPHVMLGYWNDPEKTAEVFRNGWFHSGDLGVMDAEGYLTVVDRKKDMIKTGGENVASREVEEVIYQHPAIAEVAVIGLPHPYWIEQVTAAVVLREGATLDEAALLAFCRERLSSYKVPKRIHVLDALPKNASGKLLKRALRSSLAALGDGASED; this comes from the coding sequence ATGCCCTTTTCCAGCGACGAACCGCTGCTGTCCCGGCAGACCCTGGGCGACCTGCTCGCACGCACGGCGGCGCGCCTGCCGCACAAGACCGCGCTGGTCTATCGCGACGAACGCCTGAGTTACGCCCAGCTCGACGCACTGGCCAACCGCACCGCGCATGCGCTGGCCGAGCGCGGCATCGACAAGGGCCGGCGCGTTGCGCTGCTCTCGCACAACAACCGCATGTTCGTGGTGCTGCACTTCGCCCTCGCGCGGCTCGGCGCGATCCTGGTGCCGATCAACTACATGCTCAACGCCGCGGATGTCGCCTACATCCTCGAACACAGCGGCGCGCTCGGGCTGATCGCCGAGGACCGCCTGGTGCCGGTGGCCGAGCAGGCGCTGGCGCAGATCACCCAGCCGGTCACGCTGCGCGGCGTGATCGAGGACGGCGGCCCGACCGCGCCGCCCGGCTGGGAGCCGGCCGAGGCATGGACGCGCCATCCGCGCGCGGAGCTGCCGCCGGTCGCCATCGCCGACGACGATCCGCTCGAGATCCTCTACACCAGCGGCACCGAGTCGCGGCCCAAGGGCGCCACGCTGTCCAGCCGCAACCTGATCGCGCAGTACGAAAGCTGCATCGTCGACGGCGAGATCCACCGCGACGACGTGCAGGCGCATCCGATGCCGCTGTTCCACTGCGCACAGCTGCATGCGCTGTTGACGCCCGGCCTGCAGGTCGGCTCGACCAACGTCCTGCTGCCCGACGCCGAACCCGGCCGGCTGCTCGCCACGCTGGAGCGGGAGAAGATCACCAGCCTGTTCTGCCCGCCGACGGTGTGGATTTCGCTGCTGCGCCATCCGGATTTCGACCACCGCGATTTGAGCGCGCTGGCGAAGGGCTATTACGGTGCCTCGATCATGCCGGTGGAGATCATCAAGGAACTCAGCCGGCGCCTGCCGTGCCTGCGCCTGTTCAATTTCTACGGCCAGACCGAGATGTGCCCAATGGCCACGCTGCTGCGCCCGGAGGATCAGCTGCGCAAGCTCGGCTCGGCCGGCCAGGCCGCGCTCAACGTCGAGACGCGCGTGGTCGACCCGGACGACCAGCCCGTGCCGCCCGGCGAGATCGGCGAAATCGTCCATCGCGGCCCGCACGTCATGCTGGGCTACTGGAACGATCCGGAAAAGACCGCCGAGGTGTTCCGCAACGGCTGGTTCCACAGCGGCGACCTCGGCGTCATGGACGCGGAGGGCTACCTCACCGTGGTCGACCGCAAGAAGGACATGATCAAGACCGGCGGCGAGAACGTCGCCAGCCGCGAGGTGGAGGAAGTCATCTACCAGCACCCGGCGATCGCCGAGGTCGCGGTGATCGGCCTGCCGCATCCGTACTGGATCGAGCAGGTCACCGCCGCGGTGGTGCTGCGCGAAGGCGCCACATTGGACGAGGCGGCCCTGCTCGCGTTCTGCCGCGAGCGGCTGTCCTCGTACAAGGTGCCCAAGCGCATCCACGTGCTCGACGCGCTGCCCAAGAACGCCAGCGGCAAGCTGCTCAAGCGCGCGCTGCGCAGCAGCCTCGCGGCCCTGGGCGATGGCGCAAGCGAAGACTGA
- a CDS encoding thioesterase family protein: MADATFDALYRLRDEDLVASAHTRGPWDAAAQHGGAPAALVVQLVTQAEDAPDFRFARLVMELLRPVPVGALTAAVEPAPSGRNVHRHAVVLRAAGKEVVRAQVSFARARHGPLAPEDSIDEPGMPPRGRDRPLVIPGMASDGPSFLTTAMDTDMADAGAGRAGPAAVWFRLRVPVLSGMPTSAAARAVAAADFGNGISWVLPFADYTFLNYDLTVQLHRLPRGPWIGVRAQTRLGPDGAGLCTSRLYDEEGPLGFAQQGLLIQPRAT, from the coding sequence ATGGCCGACGCGACCTTCGATGCGCTCTACAGACTGCGGGACGAAGATCTCGTGGCCAGTGCGCACACCCGCGGGCCGTGGGATGCCGCCGCCCAACATGGCGGTGCGCCCGCCGCCCTCGTCGTGCAGCTCGTCACCCAGGCCGAGGACGCGCCGGATTTCCGGTTCGCCCGGCTGGTGATGGAACTGCTGCGGCCGGTGCCGGTCGGTGCGCTGACCGCCGCCGTCGAGCCGGCACCTTCCGGGCGCAACGTGCACCGGCACGCGGTCGTGTTGCGTGCCGCCGGCAAGGAGGTGGTGCGCGCGCAGGTGAGCTTCGCCCGCGCCCGCCATGGCCCGCTGGCGCCGGAAGATTCCATCGACGAGCCCGGCATGCCCCCGCGCGGCCGGGATCGGCCGCTGGTCATTCCCGGCATGGCGTCCGATGGGCCGTCCTTTCTCACGACCGCCATGGACACCGACATGGCCGACGCCGGTGCCGGTCGCGCGGGACCGGCCGCGGTGTGGTTCCGCCTGCGCGTGCCGGTGCTCAGCGGGATGCCGACCAGCGCGGCGGCGCGGGCGGTGGCGGCGGCCGATTTCGGCAACGGCATCTCCTGGGTGCTGCCCTTCGCCGACTACACCTTTCTCAATTACGACCTGACCGTGCAGCTCCACCGGCTGCCGCGCGGGCCGTGGATCGGCGTGCGTGCGCAGACCCGGCTCGGGCCGGACGGCGCCGGCCTCTGCACGAGCCGGCTGTACGACGAGGAAGGCCCGCTCGGGTTTGCGCAGCAGGGCCTGCTGATCCAGCCACGCGCGACATGA
- a CDS encoding glutathione S-transferase family protein, whose amino-acid sequence MIRLYHCENARSFRPLWALEELDLDYELVMLPFPPRAHARDYLAINPLGTVPAFFDGDTAMTESAAICQYLACRYGDGRLDVGADAPDYGAYLNALHFGEATLTFPLALILRYGRLEAEPRRQPQVVEDYRRWFHGRLRAIESRLAQRPHLCGERFTAADIVVGYALHLAGLLGLGTDFLPMTAAYAQRLAARPAFQRALARQRTAAAAAGLEPFP is encoded by the coding sequence ATGATCCGGCTCTATCACTGCGAGAATGCCCGCTCGTTCCGCCCGCTGTGGGCGCTGGAAGAACTCGATCTCGACTACGAACTCGTCATGCTGCCGTTTCCGCCGCGCGCGCACGCCCGGGACTACCTGGCGATCAACCCGCTCGGCACGGTGCCGGCCTTCTTCGACGGCGACACCGCCATGACCGAGTCGGCCGCGATCTGCCAGTACCTGGCCTGCCGCTATGGCGATGGACGGCTGGACGTCGGCGCCGACGCACCCGATTACGGCGCTTATCTCAACGCGCTCCACTTCGGCGAGGCGACGCTGACCTTTCCGCTGGCGCTGATCCTGCGTTATGGACGTCTGGAAGCGGAGCCGCGCCGGCAACCGCAAGTGGTCGAGGACTATCGCCGCTGGTTCCACGGCCGCCTGCGCGCGATCGAGTCGCGCCTTGCCCAGCGCCCTCATCTGTGCGGCGAACGCTTCACCGCCGCCGACATCGTGGTCGGCTACGCGCTGCACCTGGCCGGGCTGCTCGGGCTCGGCACCGACTTTTTGCCGATGACCGCCGCCTATGCGCAGCGGCTCGCCGCGCGACCGGCCTTCCAGCGCGCCCTGGCACGCCAGCGCACGGCCGCGGCGGCCGCCGGCCTCGAGCCCTTCCCATGA
- a CDS encoding PIG-L deacetylase family protein, with protein sequence MVAVTCERAAIDANPLVPDAPRIAGEGIAEARWRASAWLSGLPVLVPETWLEGRQRLVVVAPHPDDEVLGVGGLLAMAREAGIAVAVVAVTDGEACYPDLPAWTSEHTRAVHRRELAAALACLGVDADAITALDLGDGRVAAAEDRLVAALDRLLEPGDCLLTTWIGDGHPDHEACARAARAIAARRRVRRVEFPIWAWHWLEPTTAAQHWPGACRWPLTATARRAKARALACFRSQLDTGVPGQAPILPSRVLARFRRGFELLLP encoded by the coding sequence ATGGTCGCTGTGACCTGCGAGCGCGCCGCGATCGACGCGAATCCGCTGGTGCCCGACGCGCCACGCATCGCGGGCGAAGGCATTGCCGAGGCGCGCTGGCGTGCCTCGGCCTGGCTGTCCGGGCTGCCTGTGCTGGTGCCGGAAACCTGGCTGGAGGGGCGGCAGCGACTGGTCGTGGTCGCACCGCATCCGGATGATGAAGTGCTCGGTGTGGGCGGACTGCTGGCGATGGCGCGTGAGGCCGGCATCGCCGTGGCCGTGGTGGCGGTAACCGATGGCGAGGCCTGTTATCCGGATCTGCCCGCCTGGACGTCGGAGCACACGCGCGCGGTGCATCGACGCGAACTGGCTGCCGCACTGGCCTGTCTCGGCGTCGATGCAGACGCCATTACCGCGCTCGATCTCGGCGACGGTCGCGTCGCGGCCGCCGAAGACAGGCTCGTCGCTGCGCTCGATAGGCTACTCGAACCGGGCGACTGTCTGCTGACGACCTGGATCGGCGATGGTCATCCCGACCACGAGGCCTGCGCGCGTGCCGCACGTGCCATTGCCGCACGCCGGCGCGTACGGCGGGTCGAGTTTCCGATCTGGGCCTGGCACTGGCTGGAGCCGACGACTGCTGCGCAGCATTGGCCAGGCGCCTGCCGCTGGCCGCTGACCGCCACGGCCCGTCGCGCCAAGGCGCGGGCTCTCGCCTGCTTTCGCTCACAGCTCGACACCGGCGTGCCTGGCCAGGCACCGATCCTGCCTTCCCGTGTGCTCGCCCGTTTCCGCCGCGGCTTCGAATTGCTGCTGCCATGA
- a CDS encoding AI-2E family transporter, whose translation MSTPAPTPSVTRPIEIASHVLAGFALLLVLWLHLLPALFAGLLVYELVQTISPRLGRGAAEGRARVLVVALLGVVVVGLLILLILGTISFVRHEIGNPNELWQNQAMPLIEKARQQLPPVLVNWLPDSVDELRGMAGELTRRHAGSLQLAGRETARVLVRIIVGLVLGAIVALSRTHPAHQVGPLAAALGRRCRFLAVAFHNIVFAQVKISLINTVFSAIFLLGVLPACGVHLPLAKTLVIVTFVVGLLPVIGNLISNTAITIAGLSVSLWVGAAALGFLILIHKLEYFLNARIVGTQIRSRAWELLVAMLAMEAAFGLAGLIAAPIYYAYLKGELESARLI comes from the coding sequence ATGTCGACCCCCGCTCCCACGCCGTCGGTGACGCGTCCGATCGAAATCGCCAGCCACGTGCTGGCCGGCTTCGCCCTGTTGCTGGTGCTGTGGTTGCACCTGCTGCCGGCGCTGTTCGCGGGCCTGCTGGTTTACGAGCTGGTGCAGACGATCAGCCCCCGCCTCGGCCGCGGCGCCGCCGAGGGCCGCGCCCGCGTGCTGGTGGTGGCGCTGCTCGGCGTGGTGGTAGTCGGGCTGCTGATCCTGCTCATCCTGGGCACGATCAGTTTCGTCCGTCACGAGATCGGCAACCCCAACGAGTTGTGGCAGAACCAGGCGATGCCGCTGATCGAGAAGGCGCGCCAGCAGCTGCCGCCCGTGCTGGTCAACTGGCTGCCCGACAGCGTGGACGAGCTGCGCGGCATGGCCGGCGAACTCACCCGTCGCCACGCGGGGAGCCTGCAACTGGCCGGACGCGAGACCGCGCGCGTGCTGGTGCGCATCATCGTCGGTCTGGTGCTGGGCGCGATCGTGGCGCTCAGCCGCACGCATCCCGCCCACCAGGTCGGTCCGCTCGCCGCCGCGCTCGGCCGGCGCTGCCGCTTCCTGGCCGTGGCCTTCCACAACATCGTCTTCGCCCAGGTGAAGATCTCGCTGATCAACACGGTGTTCTCGGCGATCTTCCTGCTCGGCGTGCTGCCCGCCTGCGGCGTGCACCTGCCGCTGGCCAAGACGCTGGTGATCGTCACCTTCGTGGTCGGCCTGCTGCCGGTGATCGGCAATTTGATCTCCAACACCGCGATCACCATCGCCGGGCTGTCGGTGTCGCTGTGGGTGGGCGCGGCGGCGCTGGGTTTCCTGATACTGATCCACAAGCTCGAGTACTTCCTCAACGCGCGCATCGTCGGCACGCAGATCCGCTCGCGCGCCTGGGAACTGCTGGTGGCGATGCTGGCGATGGAGGCCGCCTTCGGCCTGGCCGGACTCATCGCCGCGCCGATCTACTACGCCTACCTCAAGGGCGAGCTGGAGAGCGCGCGGCTGATCTGA
- the yghU gene encoding glutathione-dependent disulfide-bond oxidoreductase, with translation MSDDQAYTPPAVWTWNRSAGGRFANINRPQAGATHEKTLPVGRHALQLYSLATPNGMKAAIMLEELLELGHAEADYDAWPIDISTGEQFGSGFVAVNPNSKIPALLDLSGTAPLRVFESGSILLYLAEKFGAFLPAPPARTETLNWLFWQVGSAPFLGGGFGHFYAYAPVKIAYAIDRYALEAKRQLDVLDRQLAAHRYVAGEAYTIADIACWPWYGQLVLGRLYDAAEFLAVHEYTHVLRWAREIDARPAVIRGRRVNRITGAPEEQLPERHDASDFAPRRE, from the coding sequence ATGAGTGACGATCAGGCATACACCCCGCCCGCCGTGTGGACCTGGAACCGGTCGGCCGGCGGCCGCTTCGCCAACATCAACCGCCCGCAGGCCGGCGCCACCCACGAAAAGACGCTGCCGGTGGGCCGCCACGCGCTGCAGCTCTATTCGCTGGCCACGCCCAACGGCATGAAGGCGGCGATCATGCTGGAGGAGCTGCTGGAACTCGGCCATGCCGAAGCCGACTACGATGCCTGGCCGATCGACATCAGCACCGGCGAGCAGTTCGGCAGCGGCTTTGTCGCGGTCAACCCCAACTCCAAGATCCCGGCCCTGCTCGACCTGAGCGGCACCGCGCCGCTGCGGGTGTTCGAATCCGGATCGATCCTGCTCTATCTCGCCGAGAAGTTCGGCGCCTTCCTGCCCGCCCCGCCGGCGCGCACGGAGACGCTCAACTGGCTGTTCTGGCAGGTCGGCAGCGCGCCGTTCCTGGGCGGCGGTTTCGGGCATTTCTACGCCTACGCGCCGGTCAAGATCGCCTATGCGATCGACCGCTACGCCCTCGAGGCCAAGCGCCAGCTCGACGTGCTCGACCGCCAGCTGGCTGCGCACCGCTACGTGGCCGGCGAGGCGTACACCATCGCCGACATCGCCTGCTGGCCGTGGTATGGCCAGCTGGTGCTGGGCCGTCTGTACGATGCGGCCGAGTTCCTGGCGGTGCACGAGTACACGCACGTGCTGCGCTGGGCGCGCGAGATCGACGCGCGGCCGGCGGTCATCCGCGGCCGCCGGGTCAACCGCATCACCGGCGCGCCGGAGGAGCAGCTTCCCGAACGTCACGATGCCAGTGACTTCGCGCCCCGGCGCGAATGA
- a CDS encoding AMP-binding enzyme — translation MRGNNVMKGYLKDAEATREAFRGGWYHTGDLAVCHPDGYIEIRDRLKDIIISGGENISTIEVEGVLYMHPAVEEAAVVARPDPTWGETPCAFVKLKAGMRADAEDIIAHCRAHLARYKVPRHVVFGELPKTATGKIQKYMLREQAGRV, via the coding sequence ATGCGCGGCAACAACGTGATGAAGGGCTACCTCAAGGACGCCGAGGCCACCCGCGAGGCCTTCCGCGGCGGCTGGTACCACACCGGCGATCTGGCCGTCTGCCATCCGGACGGCTACATCGAGATCCGCGACCGGCTCAAGGACATCATCATCTCCGGCGGCGAGAACATCTCCACCATCGAGGTGGAAGGCGTGCTGTACATGCACCCGGCGGTGGAGGAGGCGGCGGTGGTGGCGCGGCCGGACCCGACCTGGGGCGAGACGCCGTGCGCCTTCGTCAAGCTCAAGGCGGGCATGCGGGCCGACGCCGAGGACATCATCGCCCACTGCCGCGCGCACCTGGCGCGCTACAAGGTGCCGCGGCACGTGGTGTTCGGCGAGCTGCCCAAGACCGCCACCGGCAAGATCCAGAAATACATGCTGCGCGAGCAGGCCGGCCGGGTTTGA